The Thermanaerovibrio acidaminovorans DSM 6589 genome contains a region encoding:
- a CDS encoding chemotaxis protein CheV — translation MQDEKILTEVGTNEWQVVVFMLGSQPFAINVDKTREILRWPGVRPVPKSHPAMRGITTIRGEVIPLVDLRIYLNIESPVPDEQSKLIVAEFNRMKLGFVVDGVDRIYRISAEELDSSLTGTFLGENALYVIKRDGRNILLLDYERIVQIVNPQMAEAFKVDADHAKKVSSILGDPNRYKILVAEDSPLIRRLIQDALAEGGFHNVELVGHGKAAWDRLNDEDDHFDLLITDIEMPKLDGLGLTRKVKESPRHKNIPVIVFSSIVAEDIKRKAQSVGAEAQISKPEIPFLVETVARLLKERE, via the coding sequence ATGCAGGACGAGAAGATCCTGACCGAAGTGGGTACCAACGAGTGGCAGGTGGTTGTTTTCATGCTGGGCAGCCAGCCCTTTGCCATCAACGTGGACAAGACCAGGGAGATCCTCCGTTGGCCCGGGGTGAGGCCCGTGCCCAAGTCCCACCCTGCCATGAGGGGAATCACCACCATAAGGGGAGAGGTCATCCCCCTGGTGGACCTTAGGATCTACCTGAACATCGAGTCGCCGGTGCCTGACGAGCAGAGCAAGCTGATAGTGGCGGAGTTTAACCGGATGAAGCTGGGGTTCGTGGTGGACGGGGTGGACCGGATCTACCGGATAAGCGCCGAGGAGCTTGACTCCTCCCTCACCGGTACGTTCCTGGGGGAGAACGCCCTCTACGTTATCAAGCGGGACGGGCGCAACATCCTGCTCCTGGACTACGAACGGATAGTCCAGATCGTCAACCCCCAGATGGCGGAGGCCTTCAAGGTGGACGCGGATCACGCCAAGAAGGTGAGCTCCATCCTAGGGGACCCCAACAGATACAAGATCCTGGTGGCGGAGGACTCTCCGCTGATCCGGCGCCTCATCCAGGACGCCCTGGCGGAGGGGGGCTTCCACAACGTGGAGCTGGTGGGGCACGGCAAGGCTGCCTGGGACCGGCTCAACGACGAGGACGACCACTTCGACCTGCTGATCACCGACATAGAGATGCCTAAGCTGGACGGGCTCGGCCTCACCCGGAAGGTGAAGGAGTCCCCGAGACACAAGAACATACCGGTGATCGTGTTCTCCTCCATCGTGGCGGAGGACATAAAGCGCAAGGCCCAGAGCGTGGGGGCCGAGGCCCAGATCTCCAAGCCGGAGATCCCGTTCCTGGTGGAGACCGTGGCCAGGCTCCTGAAGGAGAGGGAGTAG
- a CDS encoding lysophospholipid acyltransferase family protein codes for MAVSGGLMGLLSAAAGLPPLRGPMARGVELLTLALDPRGSVAKANMAFALGISGPQVEDLYRRSVRHLAWSVVECLALYREPRLALDWVLSAEGAENLKGPVSEGKGVILVTAHLGNWELAAFWMAQSGYPLMPIVRPPDDGQEAGLLEDFRRRGGVRTIPTADNMSRALKALKGGNILGILADQHGGSVGLEAEFFGHRTSTVRGPAVFRHLTGLPVVLLEAWREGPMAHRLRFSPLSWPEEGDREARIARGVQEVNRALEGAIRRHPEQWFWHHRRFREAMREGLLPS; via the coding sequence TTGGCAGTTAGCGGGGGGCTGATGGGGTTGCTGTCCGCCGCGGCGGGCCTGCCCCCCCTTAGGGGGCCCATGGCCCGGGGGGTGGAGCTGCTAACCTTGGCCCTGGACCCCAGGGGATCGGTGGCGAAGGCCAACATGGCCTTCGCCCTGGGCATCTCGGGCCCCCAGGTGGAGGACCTGTACCGCCGGTCCGTGCGGCACCTGGCCTGGTCGGTGGTGGAGTGCCTGGCCCTCTACCGGGAGCCCCGCCTGGCCCTGGATTGGGTCCTCTCCGCCGAGGGGGCGGAGAACCTTAAGGGGCCCGTCTCGGAGGGGAAGGGGGTCATCCTGGTGACCGCCCACCTGGGCAACTGGGAGCTGGCGGCCTTCTGGATGGCCCAGTCCGGTTACCCCCTGATGCCCATCGTGCGCCCTCCGGATGACGGCCAGGAGGCGGGGCTCCTGGAGGACTTCCGCCGGCGGGGGGGAGTCAGGACCATACCCACCGCGGACAACATGTCCAGGGCCCTCAAGGCCCTCAAGGGGGGTAACATCCTGGGCATCCTGGCGGACCAGCACGGGGGATCCGTGGGGCTTGAGGCGGAGTTCTTCGGGCACAGGACATCCACCGTCCGGGGGCCTGCGGTGTTCCGGCATCTCACCGGGCTACCGGTGGTGCTCCTGGAGGCCTGGCGGGAGGGCCCCATGGCTCACCGCCTCCGATTCTCGCCCCTCTCCTGGCCCGAGGAGGGGGACCGGGAGGCGCGGATAGCCCGGGGGGTCCAGGAGGTGAACCGGGCCCTGGAGGGGGCCATAAGGCGCCATCCGGAGCAGTGGTTCTGGCACCACCGGCGCTTCCGGGAGGCCATGCGGGAGGGGCTTCTCCCCTCCTAG
- the tyrS gene encoding tyrosine--tRNA ligase — protein sequence MNRDNPFEVLSRRGLVEWCSAPEELSQLFASEMVTGYVGFDPSADSLHVGNMVPIMGLAWLQRLGHRPLAIVGGGTGLIGDPSGKSKERPLLTHDQVVHNMECIREQLSLFLDFDRTPNGAVILNNYDWLKDQSLIGFLRDTAKFFTVNYMISREYVRSRLEDPEKSITYTEMSYMLLQAFDFWHLYRTYGCKLQMGGNDQQGNILAGVDLIRKKEGGQAFGFTFPLLLTSTGQKFGKSEEGAVYLSPKRTSPYKFYQFWMNVEDQALGKLFRMYTFLEEERIDEIVSRHLASPENRSAQREMAMEMTSRVHGEQVARRVAKASEMLFGDYDFRDAQEESLSILEGEVPTSRLGLNCGETVVDVMVSAGICPSKGEARRLLKGGGVYLNGQRVDEGRTLEEGDLMFQRYALFRIGKKRYHLVVKG from the coding sequence ATGAACCGTGACAACCCCTTTGAAGTCTTGAGCCGTCGGGGGCTGGTGGAGTGGTGTAGCGCCCCGGAGGAGCTGTCCCAGCTTTTCGCTTCCGAGATGGTGACCGGGTACGTGGGCTTCGATCCCTCGGCGGACAGCCTGCATGTGGGCAACATGGTGCCCATCATGGGGCTCGCGTGGCTCCAGCGGCTGGGGCACAGGCCCCTAGCCATAGTTGGGGGCGGTACGGGGCTCATAGGGGATCCGTCGGGCAAGTCCAAGGAGCGGCCCCTCTTGACCCACGACCAGGTGGTGCACAACATGGAGTGCATAAGGGAGCAGCTGTCCCTGTTCCTGGACTTCGACAGGACCCCCAACGGGGCGGTGATCCTCAACAACTACGACTGGCTCAAGGACCAGAGCCTCATCGGGTTCCTGAGGGACACCGCCAAGTTCTTCACGGTCAACTACATGATAAGCCGGGAGTACGTCAGAAGCCGGCTGGAGGACCCGGAGAAGTCCATAACCTACACGGAGATGTCCTACATGCTCCTCCAGGCCTTCGACTTCTGGCACCTCTACAGGACCTACGGCTGCAAGCTCCAGATGGGGGGCAACGACCAGCAGGGCAACATCCTGGCTGGGGTGGACCTGATCCGCAAGAAGGAGGGTGGCCAGGCCTTCGGCTTCACCTTCCCCCTGCTGCTCACCTCCACGGGGCAGAAGTTCGGCAAGTCCGAGGAGGGGGCGGTCTACCTGTCGCCGAAGCGCACCTCCCCTTACAAGTTCTACCAGTTCTGGATGAACGTGGAGGACCAGGCGCTGGGTAAGCTCTTCCGGATGTACACCTTCCTGGAGGAGGAGCGGATAGACGAGATCGTGTCCCGTCACCTGGCCTCCCCAGAGAACCGGTCCGCCCAGCGGGAGATGGCCATGGAGATGACCAGCCGGGTTCACGGGGAGCAGGTGGCCCGTCGGGTGGCCAAGGCCAGCGAGATGCTCTTCGGGGACTACGACTTCCGGGATGCCCAGGAGGAGTCCCTCTCCATCCTGGAGGGGGAGGTCCCCACGTCCCGCCTTGGGTTGAACTGCGGTGAGACGGTGGTGGACGTGATGGTGAGCGCGGGGATCTGCCCCTCCAAGGGGGAGGCCCGGCGGCTCCTCAAGGGGGGCGGGGTGTACCTGAACGGCCAGCGGGTGGACGAGGGGCGCACCCTGGAGGAGGGGGACCTCATGTTCCAGCGCTACGCCCTCTTCAGGATCGGCAAGAAGAGGTACCACCTGGTGGTCAAGGGATGA
- a CDS encoding HD domain-containing protein: MASKKLDLVEWAKGVIPPGLEVDHPLTVRRLALDIFDHTRDLHDLGKGSRRVLELASLLHDLGLAKGERAHNRESYRMILEMDLPCKAKRAPLVAAVARYHRKAPPSEGDREVRLLRPKDRRRLAWLAGILRLADGLDADRRGADRKVRVVPLKDRVVMEVRRPVSPPVMMAIERKKDLFVSVSRRALVVRWI, translated from the coding sequence TTGGCATCCAAGAAGCTGGATCTGGTTGAGTGGGCCAAGGGGGTGATCCCCCCGGGGCTGGAGGTGGACCATCCGCTGACCGTGAGGCGGCTGGCCCTGGACATCTTCGATCACACCCGGGACCTTCACGACCTGGGAAAGGGATCCAGGCGGGTTCTCGAGCTGGCGTCGCTCCTCCATGACCTGGGGCTCGCCAAGGGGGAGAGGGCCCACAACCGGGAGTCCTACCGGATGATATTGGAGATGGACCTGCCATGCAAGGCCAAGCGGGCGCCCCTGGTGGCGGCGGTGGCCAGGTACCACCGGAAGGCCCCCCCGTCGGAGGGAGATCGGGAGGTGAGGCTCTTGAGGCCCAAGGACCGGCGGAGGCTGGCCTGGCTGGCGGGGATCCTGCGGCTGGCGGACGGGCTGGACGCGGACCGGCGGGGGGCGGACCGGAAGGTCCGGGTGGTGCCCCTGAAGGACCGGGTGGTGATGGAGGTCAGGCGCCCTGTCTCCCCCCCGGTGATGATGGCCATCGAGAGGAAGAAGGACCTGTTCGTGTCCGTCTCCCGGAGGGCGCTGGTGGTGAGATGGATATGA
- a CDS encoding sensor histidine kinase translates to MRRHLLPVLFGLMSLMSVAVVGSAFIGFLKARDALEAVSRSYVVNLSSGLAERVRFALEDPFRGRMGYMGFMGLRRMMRDLTVPGMVAVVDVRGEVLAHSPGGEALVSLWNRGLPVGDAVEVLDSTGERYTVAAFPASDQVFVVAAVPWGQLMGPMVRFSSLWPVLMVFLGLIGLGGMLLLGRWVVGPLRRLSSEVSQMRWGRDVPSVPRPAAAEIEELGEALRSLAEGAVRSAALDRGYVEDLVRVQEEEKERVSREIHDGPVQTVTALIQRIRLARMSLGDPDRALNELSVAESVAVECVRELRGLCDQLAPPWAELGVEQALQELVLRLRAQWGVQIETDLWGLEDLSEDKGLPLMRIVQEAVNNAVRHGGARKLKIGTFEEKGLFCFYIRDDGNGFVPPDEFKSLRLSGHRGLANMSERAALMGARLEVVSRPGEGCEVRCWFHRSDS, encoded by the coding sequence ATGAGGCGCCACCTGCTCCCGGTCCTCTTCGGCCTCATGTCCCTCATGTCCGTGGCGGTGGTGGGCTCCGCCTTCATAGGGTTCCTCAAGGCCCGGGACGCCCTGGAGGCGGTCTCCCGGTCCTACGTGGTGAACCTGTCATCGGGTCTGGCGGAGCGGGTCCGGTTCGCCCTGGAGGATCCCTTCCGGGGCCGGATGGGGTACATGGGCTTCATGGGGCTTAGGCGGATGATGCGGGACCTTACCGTGCCGGGTATGGTGGCGGTGGTGGACGTTCGGGGGGAGGTGCTGGCTCACAGCCCCGGCGGGGAGGCGCTCGTCTCCCTCTGGAACCGGGGGCTACCGGTGGGGGACGCGGTGGAGGTCCTGGACTCCACCGGCGAGAGGTACACCGTGGCGGCCTTCCCCGCCAGCGACCAGGTCTTCGTGGTGGCCGCGGTCCCCTGGGGGCAGCTCATGGGCCCCATGGTGCGGTTCTCCAGCCTGTGGCCGGTGCTCATGGTCTTCCTTGGCCTCATAGGCCTTGGGGGCATGCTCCTCCTGGGGCGCTGGGTGGTGGGCCCCTTGAGGCGGCTGAGCTCCGAGGTGAGCCAGATGAGGTGGGGGCGGGATGTGCCGTCGGTCCCCCGCCCGGCGGCGGCGGAGATAGAGGAGCTGGGGGAGGCCTTGAGGTCCCTGGCGGAGGGGGCGGTAAGGTCCGCCGCCCTGGACAGGGGCTACGTGGAGGACCTGGTGCGGGTCCAGGAGGAGGAGAAGGAGCGGGTCTCCCGGGAGATCCACGACGGGCCGGTCCAGACGGTCACCGCTCTGATCCAGCGCATAAGGCTCGCCAGGATGAGCCTGGGGGACCCGGACAGGGCCCTTAATGAGCTGTCCGTGGCGGAGTCAGTGGCGGTGGAGTGCGTCAGGGAGCTCCGGGGGCTCTGTGACCAGCTGGCCCCCCCCTGGGCGGAGCTGGGGGTGGAGCAGGCGCTTCAGGAGCTCGTATTAAGGCTGAGGGCCCAGTGGGGGGTCCAGATCGAGACGGACCTGTGGGGGCTCGAGGACCTGTCGGAGGACAAGGGGTTGCCCCTGATGCGGATCGTCCAGGAGGCGGTCAACAACGCGGTCCGCCACGGGGGGGCGAGAAAACTCAAGATTGGGACGTTTGAGGAAAAGGGTCTTTTCTGCTTTTATATTAGGGACGACGGTAACGGTTTTGTTCCCCCCGATGAATTTAAGTCCCTGAGGCTCTCGGGACATCGGGGGCTGGCCAACATGAGCGAGCGGGCGGCCCTCATGGGGGCCCGCCTGGAGGTGGTCTCCCGCCCCGGGGAGGGGTGCGAGGTGCGTTGCTGGTTCCATCGTTCCGATTCATAA
- a CDS encoding deoxycytidylate deaminase, with product MTLRGLPWVDPRPSWDVYFLKIAEQVATRSTCLRRAVGAVLVRDQYIVSTGYNGAPRGTTHCLDLGCLREQLGVPSGQRHEICRGSHGEINAICQAAAMGVSTAGCTLYCTHEPCSFCTKALIGAGIREVVFIHPYPDDLARALRREAGILERVMAPGP from the coding sequence ATGACGCTAAGGGGGTTGCCTTGGGTGGACCCTAGACCCAGCTGGGACGTGTACTTTCTCAAGATAGCGGAGCAGGTGGCCACCAGGAGCACCTGCCTGCGCCGGGCGGTGGGGGCGGTGCTGGTCAGGGACCAGTACATCGTTAGCACCGGCTACAACGGTGCCCCGAGGGGGACCACCCATTGCCTGGACCTGGGGTGCCTCCGGGAGCAGCTGGGGGTCCCATCGGGGCAACGGCACGAGATATGTCGGGGGTCCCACGGGGAGATAAACGCCATCTGCCAGGCGGCCGCCATGGGGGTGTCCACCGCGGGCTGCACCCTCTACTGCACCCACGAGCCCTGCTCGTTCTGCACCAAGGCCCTCATAGGGGCTGGGATCCGGGAGGTGGTGTTCATCCACCCCTATCCGGACGACCTGGCCAGGGCCCTCCGGCGGGAGGCGGGGATTCTGGAGAGGGTCATGGCCCCCGGGCCGTGA
- a CDS encoding hydrolase, with product MTREEALGLLSEHNREQSHIKHALAVEAAMRHFAPLYGGDPDRWGVVGLLHDLDWEECPEDHGRACVAWLEAAGADQEMVRAVQAHAFELTGVEPLTSMERVLYAVDELTGFVIAAALVRPSRSLADLEVSSLKKKWKDKAFARGVDRSVIQRGADMLGMRLEDLMQQVLNALRPVEGELGLGA from the coding sequence GTGACCAGGGAAGAGGCTCTAGGCCTGCTTTCGGAGCACAACCGGGAGCAGTCTCACATAAAGCACGCCCTGGCGGTGGAGGCCGCCATGAGGCACTTCGCCCCCCTCTATGGGGGAGATCCGGACAGGTGGGGCGTGGTGGGGCTCCTGCACGATCTGGACTGGGAGGAGTGTCCGGAGGACCACGGGCGGGCCTGCGTGGCTTGGCTCGAGGCCGCCGGGGCGGACCAGGAGATGGTGAGGGCCGTCCAGGCCCACGCGTTCGAGCTCACCGGGGTGGAGCCATTGACCTCCATGGAGAGGGTCCTCTACGCGGTGGATGAGCTCACTGGCTTCGTGATCGCCGCCGCCCTGGTGAGGCCCTCCAGATCCCTGGCGGACCTGGAGGTGTCCTCCCTCAAGAAGAAGTGGAAGGATAAGGCCTTCGCCCGCGGTGTTGACCGGTCGGTGATCCAGCGGGGGGCGGACATGCTGGGCATGAGGCTGGAGGACCTGATGCAGCAGGTGCTGAACGCCCTAAGGCCCGTGGAGGGGGAGCTGGGGTTGGGGGCATGA
- a CDS encoding MBL fold metallo-hydrolase RNA specificity domain-containing protein, translating into MNLKFLGAAGEVTGSCYLLETDDYRMLVDCGIHQGRDEDDLTRSSKGVFPFNPASVDAVLLTHAHMDHSGLLPLLVRLGFKGPIMATSATVDFCGVLWRDSANLMREEAEWRTRKNARKGLPPVEPLYTLDDVERAERLLRPVSYDELMHLNSTVQVRFRDAGHILGSAMIEIWLGPSRDVKVVFSGDLGPMKTVMEKNPSIIEDADFVVIESTYGDRFHKDNESTREEFRSVITEALSSRGKVLIPTFVVDRAQRILYELNLFQRAYPQANSVPIFFDSPMGAKATDIYRDHPEMLSQELQSFIRAGDDPFSPRNLRHVSTVDDSRSINQMSHALVMAGSGMCTGGRIVHHLKHNLWRESCHVIFVGYQARGTLGRRLVDGERVLKIAGEEINVQAKIHTINGFSAHGDKRDLLTWAGHFESGPLFLVTHGEPKSSEALAKSLGDMGYRAMVPRRGEEINLRKPDVVPGVQPVIPLQRSQREEVLEALAEIGSLSVGLRDRMSEGEIPRDVVALIESSRTLLKTAERLRQ; encoded by the coding sequence ATGAACCTCAAGTTCCTAGGGGCCGCCGGTGAGGTCACCGGGTCCTGTTACCTCCTGGAGACCGACGACTACAGGATGCTGGTGGACTGCGGCATCCATCAGGGCAGGGACGAGGACGATCTCACCCGGTCATCCAAGGGGGTCTTCCCCTTCAACCCCGCGTCGGTGGACGCGGTTCTGCTAACCCACGCCCACATGGACCACAGTGGGCTGTTGCCCCTTTTGGTCCGGCTTGGCTTCAAGGGTCCCATAATGGCCACCTCCGCCACGGTGGATTTCTGCGGCGTCCTCTGGCGGGACTCGGCGAACCTGATGCGGGAGGAGGCGGAGTGGCGGACCCGGAAGAACGCCCGGAAGGGGCTGCCTCCGGTGGAGCCCCTCTACACCCTGGACGACGTGGAGAGGGCGGAGCGGCTCCTTCGCCCCGTATCCTACGACGAGCTGATGCATCTGAACTCCACGGTCCAGGTCCGCTTCCGGGACGCGGGGCACATCCTGGGAAGCGCGATGATCGAGATTTGGCTGGGCCCCTCCAGGGACGTGAAGGTGGTCTTCTCCGGCGACCTGGGGCCCATGAAGACCGTGATGGAGAAGAACCCGTCCATCATCGAGGACGCGGACTTCGTGGTGATCGAGTCCACCTACGGGGACCGGTTCCACAAGGACAACGAGAGCACCCGGGAGGAGTTCCGCTCCGTCATAACCGAGGCCCTCAGCTCCAGGGGCAAGGTGCTGATCCCCACCTTCGTGGTGGATAGGGCCCAGCGGATCCTCTACGAGCTCAACCTTTTCCAGCGGGCCTATCCCCAGGCCAACTCGGTGCCCATATTCTTCGATTCCCCCATGGGGGCCAAGGCCACCGACATATACCGGGACCACCCGGAGATGCTATCCCAGGAGCTCCAGTCCTTCATAAGGGCGGGGGACGATCCCTTCTCACCCAGGAACCTGAGGCACGTGTCCACCGTGGACGACAGCCGGTCCATAAACCAGATGTCCCACGCGCTGGTGATGGCGGGAAGCGGCATGTGCACCGGGGGGAGGATAGTGCACCACCTGAAGCACAACCTGTGGCGGGAGAGCTGTCACGTGATCTTCGTGGGCTACCAGGCCCGGGGAACCCTGGGCAGGAGGCTGGTGGACGGGGAGAGGGTGCTGAAGATCGCCGGGGAGGAGATCAACGTCCAGGCCAAGATCCACACCATAAACGGCTTCTCCGCCCACGGGGACAAGCGGGACCTGCTCACCTGGGCGGGTCACTTCGAGTCCGGCCCCCTGTTCCTGGTCACCCACGGGGAGCCCAAGTCGTCGGAGGCGCTGGCCAAGTCCCTGGGTGACATGGGGTATCGGGCCATGGTTCCCCGCCGGGGGGAGGAGATCAACCTGAGGAAGCCGGACGTGGTCCCCGGGGTGCAGCCGGTGATCCCCTTACAGCGGAGCCAGCGGGAGGAGGTGCTGGAGGCCCTGGCGGAGATCGGCAGCCTGTCGGTGGGGCTCAGGGACCGGATGTCCGAGGGGGAGATCCCCAGGGACGTGGTGGCCCTGATCGAGTCCTCCAGGACCCTGCTCAAGACCGCCGAGAGGCTGAGGCAGTAG
- a CDS encoding 2-hydroxymuconate tautomerase, translating into MPIVEIHMMEGRPVEVKARLVEEVTRAVADTLNVKPEQVRIILHEMDPHHYAIGGTLWADRG; encoded by the coding sequence ATGCCAATAGTCGAGATCCACATGATGGAGGGGCGCCCCGTGGAGGTCAAGGCCCGGCTGGTGGAGGAGGTTACCCGGGCCGTGGCGGACACACTGAATGTCAAGCCGGAACAGGTCCGGATCATCCTCCACGAGATGGACCCCCACCACTACGCGATCGGGGGGACCCTCTGGGCGGACAGGGGCTAG
- a CDS encoding response regulator transcription factor, which produces MITLILADDHPLTMEGLKALLSREGDFSVLGEYADGESALLGITELRPQVALLDIRMPILDGVAVAKRVTDLKLPTACLMLTSYDAKPYVAASMRAGAKGYVLKSSPPEVICEAIRTVSRGRLFLDLEASDLVSSGPTEELSQREREVLLLASRGLASKEIASRLVISDRTVQAHLASIYGKLGARNKTEAMLLGLKHGILTLEEILEEGE; this is translated from the coding sequence ATGATAACCCTCATACTGGCGGACGACCATCCGCTCACCATGGAGGGGCTGAAGGCCCTGCTCTCCCGGGAGGGGGACTTCTCCGTGCTGGGGGAGTACGCGGATGGGGAGTCGGCCCTCCTGGGCATCACCGAGCTGAGGCCCCAGGTGGCGCTTTTGGACATAAGGATGCCCATTTTGGACGGGGTGGCGGTGGCCAAGCGGGTGACGGACCTGAAGCTCCCCACCGCTTGTCTCATGCTCACCTCGTACGATGCCAAGCCCTACGTGGCGGCATCCATGAGGGCGGGGGCCAAGGGCTACGTGCTCAAGAGCTCCCCCCCGGAGGTGATCTGCGAGGCCATCCGGACCGTGAGCCGGGGCAGGCTCTTCCTGGACCTGGAGGCGTCGGACCTGGTATCGTCGGGCCCCACCGAGGAGCTGTCCCAGCGGGAGAGGGAGGTGCTGCTGCTGGCCTCCCGGGGCCTGGCCAGCAAGGAGATAGCCTCCCGGCTGGTCATAAGCGACAGGACCGTCCAGGCCCACCTGGCCTCCATCTACGGCAAGCTGGGGGCCCGGAACAAGACGGAGGCCATGTTGCTGGGGCTCAAGCACGGGATCCTCACCCTGGAGGAGATCCTGGAGGAGGGTGAATGA
- a CDS encoding Ppx/GppA phosphatase family protein, whose product MTRHVGFFDIGTNSVRLLVVRMDGPDFTVVNLQREMIRLGEGEFPAGRITQEAMDRCVTVCRRMVRLLESYGPNEKVAVATSATRDAENAQVLLDRLREEAGLPVSVISGLEEARLIYLGVSRNSPVEGRCLFMDIGGGSTELVVGDEREHLFLDSLKLGAIRLTDMFVESPSAPIDDRVYQDMKGHVRHASVRAVQRIRELSPTGGFGSSGTLINLAEMCALKRRDGVRRITLEALKEVLRDLRALGGEQRRAYPGIQPERGDIIVPGGAIVETIMEETGVPYLEATERGLRDGLLVDYLERHSPTGSSVRDMSVMRLGRLCHFDEEHAVRVRDMALAMFDSALAEGLHDLDDRMRQVLAYGALLHDVGMFISFSNHQAHSHYIISNSDMLGFQREELKLMALLALFHRKKGPRKKHQEFRELPADQQRAIRILSMFLRLAEALDRSHTGAVKTVKFKSHRKGRVELEIYSGGECQFEVWGLLAHQEAFRDTFKRSLGFRVYPC is encoded by the coding sequence ATGACCAGGCACGTGGGGTTCTTCGACATAGGCACCAACTCGGTGCGGCTGTTGGTGGTCCGGATGGACGGTCCGGACTTCACGGTGGTCAACCTCCAGCGGGAGATGATCCGCCTGGGGGAGGGGGAGTTCCCGGCGGGGAGGATAACCCAGGAGGCCATGGACCGGTGCGTCACCGTCTGCAGGAGGATGGTGAGGTTGCTGGAGTCCTACGGGCCCAACGAGAAGGTGGCGGTGGCCACCTCCGCCACCCGGGATGCTGAGAACGCCCAGGTGCTCCTGGACAGGCTCCGGGAGGAGGCGGGCCTGCCGGTGAGCGTCATATCCGGCCTGGAGGAGGCCCGGCTCATATACCTGGGGGTTTCCCGGAACTCCCCGGTGGAGGGCCGGTGCCTCTTCATGGACATCGGAGGGGGCAGCACCGAGCTGGTGGTGGGGGACGAGCGGGAGCACCTGTTCCTGGACAGCCTCAAGCTGGGGGCCATAAGGCTTACCGACATGTTCGTGGAGTCCCCCTCCGCCCCAATAGACGACCGGGTCTACCAGGACATGAAGGGGCACGTGCGGCACGCCTCGGTGAGGGCGGTGCAGCGGATCCGGGAGTTGTCCCCCACCGGCGGCTTCGGCAGCTCCGGCACTCTGATCAACCTGGCGGAGATGTGCGCCCTGAAGCGCCGGGACGGGGTGCGGCGGATAACCCTGGAGGCCCTCAAGGAGGTGCTGCGGGACCTGAGAGCCCTTGGGGGGGAGCAGCGGAGGGCCTACCCGGGGATCCAGCCCGAGAGGGGGGACATCATAGTCCCCGGGGGCGCCATAGTGGAGACCATAATGGAGGAGACCGGGGTCCCCTACCTGGAGGCCACTGAGAGGGGCCTCAGGGACGGTCTCCTGGTGGACTACCTGGAGCGCCACTCCCCCACGGGATCGTCGGTGCGGGACATGAGCGTCATGAGGCTGGGGCGGCTGTGCCACTTCGACGAGGAACACGCGGTTAGGGTCCGGGACATGGCGCTCGCCATGTTCGACTCCGCCCTGGCGGAGGGGCTCCACGACCTTGACGACCGCATGAGGCAGGTGCTGGCCTACGGGGCCCTGCTCCACGACGTGGGCATGTTCATCTCCTTCTCCAACCACCAGGCGCACAGCCACTACATAATAAGCAACTCCGACATGCTGGGCTTCCAGCGGGAGGAGCTGAAGCTCATGGCCCTGCTGGCCCTCTTCCACCGCAAGAAGGGCCCAAGGAAGAAGCACCAGGAGTTCAGGGAGCTACCGGCGGACCAGCAGAGGGCGATCCGGATCCTGTCCATGTTCCTCCGGCTGGCGGAGGCCCTGGACAGGAGCCACACCGGGGCGGTGAAGACCGTCAAGTTCAAGTCCCACCGGAAGGGGCGGGTGGAGCTGGAGATCTACTCCGGCGGGGAGTGCCAGTTCGAGGTCTGGGGACTGCTGGCCCACCAGGAGGCCTTCCGGGACACCTTCAAGAGGAGCCTTGGGTTCCGGGTCTACCCCTGCTGA